A portion of the Limnochordia bacterium genome contains these proteins:
- a CDS encoding DUF116 domain-containing protein — MKPITYTLTPSDNALETYYQSAEGLAKEVLTKMQNYVKPIIDRRLDGISMKHTPVEQTCLELLLMGVYANRNLEAGEHPTIVHLEYVLDCLEHSSDYTYQSGRLREWYRFLAVQPRPLQESFWNLICEITLWFAQRALEVLGPYTQQGNHFLATHQPRDSNQYNALFRSSPILEYHINMVGAEILNRIWRDRFSSTKQRIIVLPGCLRLNPLHCQASEWTIGLRCAHCTDGCQVSYISKAGKQLGFQVSFVIHQSSLVSHVESLNALRQKGDLGILGVACALSLLEGGFLLDSHKIPAQCVPLDFCGCINHWHDQGITTTVNLDRLLKKVS; from the coding sequence ATGAAGCCAATTACCTATACACTCACTCCTTCTGATAATGCCTTAGAAACGTACTATCAAAGCGCTGAAGGGTTGGCTAAAGAAGTGCTGACAAAGATGCAGAATTACGTCAAACCCATTATTGATAGGCGTCTTGATGGGATAAGTATGAAACATACTCCAGTTGAACAGACTTGCCTAGAATTGCTCCTGATGGGTGTGTACGCAAATAGGAATCTTGAAGCGGGTGAGCACCCTACCATAGTTCATCTGGAATATGTTTTGGACTGTTTAGAGCACTCTAGTGACTATACCTATCAGAGTGGACGTTTGCGCGAATGGTATAGGTTTCTTGCTGTTCAGCCCAGACCGCTTCAAGAGTCTTTTTGGAATCTGATTTGTGAAATCACGCTGTGGTTTGCACAAAGGGCCTTGGAAGTACTAGGCCCGTATACTCAGCAGGGCAATCACTTTTTGGCTACCCATCAGCCTAGGGATTCCAACCAGTACAACGCCTTGTTTCGCTCTAGTCCGATACTCGAATACCATATCAATATGGTGGGAGCTGAGATTCTGAACAGAATCTGGCGTGACCGGTTTTCAAGCACGAAGCAACGCATCATAGTTTTACCGGGATGTCTGCGATTGAATCCCCTACACTGCCAAGCCTCTGAATGGACAATTGGGTTAAGATGCGCTCATTGTACAGATGGTTGCCAAGTAAGCTACATTTCTAAGGCAGGTAAACAACTTGGCTTTCAGGTTTCATTTGTCATCCATCAATCCTCTTTAGTATCGCATGTGGAGAGTCTAAATGCGCTTCGTCAGAAAGGCGATTTAGGGATCCTTGGAGTGGCCTGTGCACTCTCTTTACTGGAAGGCGGCTTCTTGTTGGATTCACACAAAATACCGGCTCA
- a CDS encoding TetR/AcrR family transcriptional regulator produces the protein MTTKEKITYEALSLFSIYGYEAVTIRQIASAVGIKESSVYNHFHSKKDILDTIVEETSKRYEKTLEASKVPQIADPDVSSLYDNISDEDFLKLCTSMFLFYLKDEYISKLRRLLTIEQYGNAELGAIFKELFIDNVLNNQARVLQKFIDAGRFIEGDAYTMALHFYSPIFLLLCKYDNSPQDEALAIEKLKTHVTQYNELYRKDKNPAQPG, from the coding sequence ATGACTACGAAAGAGAAGATAACTTATGAGGCACTATCGTTGTTTTCCATTTACGGCTATGAAGCGGTAACAATCAGGCAGATCGCCTCCGCTGTGGGTATCAAAGAAAGCTCGGTTTATAATCATTTCCATAGCAAGAAGGATATTTTGGATACCATAGTTGAGGAGACCTCAAAACGATACGAGAAAACACTAGAAGCCTCAAAAGTACCCCAGATAGCGGACCCTGATGTCTCCAGTTTATATGACAATATCTCCGATGAGGACTTTCTTAAGCTGTGTACTAGCATGTTCCTTTTTTATTTAAAAGATGAATATATCTCCAAGTTACGGCGGTTACTTACTATTGAGCAGTACGGAAACGCAGAGCTAGGAGCAATCTTTAAGGAGCTCTTTATTGACAATGTGTTGAACAACCAGGCCAGGGTTCTGCAAAAGTTTATTGATGCTGGCAGATTCATTGAGGGAGATGCTTACACAATGGCCTTACATTTCTATTCCCCGATATTCCTGCTGCTGTGTAAATACGACAATAGTCCTCAGGATGAGGCTTTGGCGATAGAAAAACTGAAAACGCATGTTACCCAATACAATGAGCTATATAGAAAAGACAAAAACCCCGCACAGCCCGGATAA
- a CDS encoding N-acetyltransferase: MNYLIRQEEPEDYGKVREVLRSAFSREGKDPVFNEWNLVEKIRASQFYIRQLSLVSEVDGIIVGHILFSTMTINGPKTVFNTLALAPLAVHRDYQRQGVGRQLVRSAIERAKRLGFRSMIVMGDPDYYCKFGFEPAAKRRIGTTEDFADPCLLALELVKDGLLGVSGIVQYCPLFYNENRDLI; this comes from the coding sequence TTCGACAAGAAGAACCAGAGGATTATGGTAAAGTCAGAGAGGTTCTAAGAAGTGCTTTTTCTCGTGAAGGAAAGGATCCGGTGTTCAATGAGTGGAATCTGGTGGAAAAAATCCGAGCAAGTCAGTTTTATATACGGCAACTATCCTTGGTATCCGAAGTGGATGGGATTATTGTTGGACATATTTTGTTTTCAACAATGACTATTAATGGTCCCAAGACGGTGTTCAATACTCTTGCTCTAGCGCCTTTGGCAGTTCATAGGGACTATCAGAGGCAAGGAGTTGGCAGACAACTTGTGCGGTCGGCCATAGAACGGGCCAAAAGGCTTGGGTTTAGGTCGATGATTGTGATGGGAGACCCAGATTACTATTGTAAGTTTGGCTTCGAGCCAGCGGCCAAACGGCGGATCGGGACTACAGAGGACTTTGCTGATCCATGTCTTCTGGCCTTAGAATTGGTGAAGGATGGGCTGCTAGGGGTCTCGGGTATTGTTCAGTACTGCCCTTTGTTTTATAACGAGAATAGAGACTTGATTTAG